Below is a window of Pelobates fuscus isolate aPelFus1 chromosome 13, aPelFus1.pri, whole genome shotgun sequence DNA.
ctctctctctcagtctctcacacactctcactctctctcactctcttactctcactctcagtctctctcacactctctctctctcactctcttactctcactctcactctctctcactctcttactctctctcacactctctctctcacactctctctctcacactctcactctctctcactctcttactctcactcacactctctcacactctctctctcacactctctctctctcacactctctccctctctcagtctctcacactctctcagtctctcacactctctctctcagtctctcacacactctcactctcttactctcactctcacactctctcacactctccctctctcacactctccctctcacactctctccctctcacactctctccctctcacactctctccctctctcacactctcccactctcacactctcagtctctcacactctctcactcagtcTCTCACTCTCTTACTCTCACTCTCTTACTCTCActtactctcactctctctcacactctctcacactctctcacacactctctctctcactctctcactctctcagtctctcacactctctgtctctcacacactctctctcacactctctctctctaacactctctcactctctctctctctctcactctctctctctgtctctcacactctctcatccacactctctctctcacactctcacactctctctctctctctctctctctcagtatcaatcatacaattacctgtcactagcagtgtggatcctgttcaggtgcttcctgtacttcctcttcctgtgtgaaagttcaccaggctgaggctggtgggcggagctccagtgcgGGGGCTGGATCCTACCAGACTGGCCGTGCAGAGGAGCTGGCAGTGTGGgagactctctctcctccctgctggAGGTGGCTGCCACCTCTGTCTGTGTAGCAGCCACTTAGGTAATTATCTGCCCCAGCCTCAcacaaaacctcacaggagggaaaaatgtgtgaaatgctgcactgccggccccaagtccaccggcccaccgggaaattccccggtatcccggtgggccagtccggccctgccagtacgtctgtcagtgtgattgcacattgggcgtaattggggggagggataggaggggcagggcccagggggcccaagaaaatgcattgcccagggtcctaatcatattaaagacggccctgaggaCAACCCTTCGACATTGTAGGCCTGGACGTCTGCTACTCGCCAAAAAGATTAGGCAAATTAACATCATAAGTTTCGCTGAAAGCTGTCGAAGGGACAATGAAACGTTGTCTGGCCAATCCCGAAAAAACGTAGTACTACGTCGACGTCCCAAAACGTCAAATATTTCGGAGCTGGAGGACGTGACAGTCGAATACCCCTCAGGAGTCTGCAAATAAGAGATTTTTGACCCACTGGACGACTTTGTACCGGATGTGAGCCGCCGAAATTGCCGATCTTTTGACATTAATGGACCGATAGGAATGACCCGACTCGAATAAATAAGAGAGAAAATTTAGAATCATGGAAGTAGTTCCCTCTCCAAACACCAGCTAGACCATTTGTTCTAGAAGGCGAGGTTACTTAGTCTAGTTCTGGGTGCCCATGAGTTCCATACTAGATCCTTATTTGTCTGCGATAGTCCATCCGTGGACCAGGCTCCCCTGAAATCATCCAAGCCACTAGGACCAGGAGGTCTTGTAGTACGAGGGGGTGAGGCTCTCCTTGAGGACCAGATAGTAGTAGGGGAAACGAAGGAATGAGGAGAGGATGGTCGCATGACAGTTCCAGCAGGTCTGGGAACCACGCTTGACTCTACCAGATTGGTGTTAGGAGGAGTAGAGAAGTCTTCTGGGTCCATACTTGTTGGATCACTCTCGCCAGCATGGAGAAGAGGGGAAAGGTGCAAGCACCCCAGTTCGACCATTCGTGGAGGAAAGCATCTACTACTTTGCACTCCGGacctggtagccagctgaagaacttgGGAAGTTGACGTTGGTCCATGAGGTGAAGAGGTCGATGATCAGGGGTCCCCAGCATCGATATAGATCCTGGAAGATCGACTTGTGGAGATGCCAATTGCTTACGTCTCTCCAGTGTCGGGAGTACCAATCTGCCGTGAGGTTGGAAATCCCTGGTAGGTATTCCGCCTGTAGCGTGATATTGCGTGAGAGACAAAAactgtaaatgtatttttgttgcaTCTGACAGGGCTTGAGATCGAGCTCCTCCTAGCTGATTGATGTATTGGACCGCAGAGATGTTGTCCAAGCGTAGTAAGATGCAACAGTTAGACATGTGGCTGGCCAGGCTGCCAATGTGTCTGATGAGATATCTTTCCAGTTCTGTAAATACAGGCATAACCTGCCCGTAGTTAGTGTAGAGACATTTGTATGGTATACTGGACTCACTTGCGTTAAATCGTCCTCGGCCTCTGCCTCAGTAGCCTCTGGCCCTGTCCATTCCTCAGTAGAAGTATGAGTTCCGCGAGGTAGATGTTGGACAGAAGAGACAATGATGAGAAATTTGGTTTGGAGCCTGAATTCAAAAAACGGCTGGTGACTTGGCTCCTTGATCACCTTGTCTGAAATCCTTGTCAGGTAAATTCCGTTATCGCTGGTAAGTGCAGTGTCAGATACAGAAAACAAGAGAGACTATGGCATACATAGACTATATAAGTACAATGAAATAGATGAAGGTGGTTACCCTAAGGAATACAGTATTAATAAACTATACAATAGAAATAATCAGGATAGAAGCAACACTCTGACCTGTGACTCtgcaggagcagcaaagaaagaggaaacgtTGGGGGCTGTCCTTACTTATAAATGTGATGACTggttgttttgattggttaaacttttttaattGACCtgtttgcaaaatatgaagcctcctgtcatgtggcaAAATTAGTGTCTCTTTACTTCTGTAATAGGTTAATAAAAGGTTATAGCAGTAGCTATACTGGTGAAAATAACATAATTTAAGATAGATCTAGGAAGGTAGAGTGCAAGCTGGAGTGTTATTCAGAGTCATGTACtgtgtgggtatctctgtattgcagctctgtgtaatccatcacagtgatcctggctgtaTGGGATAGTtatggtatctccttattgtgtccagctctgtgttttatttctctgtatttcactcagctctacctgttgtatggATATGTCTTTTgtctatccagctctgtgtattgtatatgtatctttgtattgtgacaatcttttgtttattatatttctatttgtttctcagctctatgtattttttattatttttttaaggtaTCTTTATGTTTGTGCCAGCCTGTTGTATTATATGcgcatctctgtattatgcttcACTctcttgctcacagtgcctagagggatattggctatagctcactgatgataccttacaaggttgaaacgttTGTCTGGGGTtgttgtatctcttgtgcagagggaacttgctggcatttcggatctggactgcccatacgggtgggaccagtctgatatgttctctctgcaatggctaaaaccagcttgagatctaagcggggacccaccgaagagcaggctaattgagctgttgtccgttctcacctctcttgtttTTTTCTCCACTCTCTGTATTTGAGTATCGGTGTACTGTATAGGGAGGGGAAAAATTATGGGGGAGGTgtcaccatcttaaaacttcaccaatTCCACTGGTTCCTACAATGTTCTTTAAAGGTGCAGTATGGAGAGGTTTTGGTGCGTTTGTAAAATGCTGGGGGGAGGGGAAGTTTAAGAGGCAGAATGTTggactaaaactaaaactaaactaaaagcCACTTGTTCTTCTATATTTCTAATTAAAATATTCTATTACTGTTGACAGTCGGCATGAATACTTGAAAAGATTGATGATTTGTAAGCTGAACTTTAATTGGcgcttttattttttgtcttctttatttctaaataaaatatgccaatgcatttcatataaaaaaaaacaaaaaaactttttatcttttgcTCTGTTAATGtaactacggaatctgatggcgctatataaataataataataacacacaggAGGGTGCTGTAGGCTCTAGcgggcaattaacagagcaggaggcaagacattacaaaataaacaaactgtgcaataagGGGAGTCAAACAATTTGAGCTCTTTTCAGGATAAGTTTACAGAGGGtgtgccagtcacagccaggggaggtatggctagggctgcataaacaaaagtgataaaaggagcactatatggtcaggaacacaaacatgtatcctgaccctattgtgctaaaaccaccatcaagccccgcttgcctccctaaatatagtaaaatcttacttgtagtcaagtctgcagctgctggctctgcccctgtctgctgacataatcagaagtggtgttctgagccaatcacaatgctttgccataggattggctgagcttgttaagtaggcagatcggggcagagccagcacaagccaaacacagccctggccaatcagatctcctcatagagatgaatggaATAAatgatctctatgaggaaagttcagtgtctgcatgcagagggaggagacactgaatggcagtgctgcacactaggcagcactgccccaggaagcacgtctagcagccatctgaggagtggccagtggagttatcactaggctgtaatgtaaacactctgaaaatacagtgtttacagcaatgtGCAGTTTCTCTCTTTCTCACCATGTCGGCTGATTGTCTTTGTCTCTTGCAGAGTTGACGATAGTGGTTCCAGGCATACATGGCGTCTGGGTGCAGTGAATTGGAAGCTGCCATTGAAGTTCTTGTGCGCAATTTCTATGTATACGCAGCGCGCAAGGGGAAGTACGACAAGATGAACAAAAAGGAATTTCGCAAGATGGTCACGCAAGAGCTTCAGCACGTCCTTACGGTGAGAGTCTAACTACCCTTTTTATTATTAGTATGGTTGCcaccatttagttttttttgtcattctttataTTTCTTGTGCTGGATATAACAAAGACGCCTGCGATGCCATAACATCAGAAGCAGACACATGACAGACATAAGAAAACAGAAATATGGCATTTGACAATAAGCAcaattttgtaaaattaaaaaaaagtgagggGATACATGGCATAACAAGAgtgatatattaaatataaaaaaataaataaataaaaggtgttGGTTGCTTAATTGTTATCAAGAACACTATTAGCGATAGTTTACATAAGGTTTGCATAACGCTTATATAATAACCAATAGAGTGGAACGCTGATAGTAAATCAGAATATTAGAATTCTCATGGGCTTAATAACTCATCAGTTGAGATGGCACATCGACAGCactaaataaagataaaacaaatacaaagaaaaaaacttcaGAACAAAAATGAACTGTGTTCAGAAGCAGAGTTACAAGATTCTATAGATTCTATAGTCGCAGCTTCCAGGCCTTGTTGCAGCAATGTGCTCTCCTTTTGGAGCGTGTGTGGTGCTCCAAGTCTTCCCAGGGGCTGTTTTGCGCTGATGAGTAGTTTATTGTTTCCGCTATCAATTTTGGATAGGGTGTGGGAGCTGTGCAGGGGACGAAGGACCCAAGGTGCCCGCAGCCTGAAGAGAGTCTGTCTCACCCATTCAGCACCATATTGTTGCACAGTTGAGGTCGATGGGGACCTCCTAATCCCCCGGAGCCTCTGACTCTGTATGCTAGGCTGCAGTGGGAAAGGATGTAGAGGCATAGCAGAAGCAGGTTTAGTATCCAGTTTCAGCAAGAAGGATCGGCATAAACAGACACATGCCTGCAGTATATCCCACTTGgcatcagcatgtgtgtcagccATGTTGGGACTGTCTAGTAGGTGCTGTGGTACGTTAGTGCCTTCAGGAGTTAGCCACATGAGAGGCTGGATCGGTCAGTGCAGGCCAGGATCaacccaccggtccaaaggtggAACGGAGCCCAGACGCAGAGGCGTTCGCCACTGGTTTCTCTCAAGAAATGGACAAATAATAAGCCTTGAAGGAGGCAGATTGATCAGTAGTTGAGACAGCTCTATTTCTTTTAGTAAAATCTCCAACAAGTTGGCTTTTAGGGCTAAATTCCATAGATAGTCTGAGGAGCTCCGCCACTATGCAAATTTGTCCCTCGGCAACAATAATTTATATTGTTATCGATATCTTATGATTAAAATATTTCATATTCATATGCAAAAATTTGCCTTGTAATTTTATCGAGTGTGGGCAAGATAAGATTGCAGTATAGGAGGTGGTaaacagagagagggagagttGTGTTAGTGAGGTTAGCAAAAGAACAGAGGTTAGAGTAAATAAGATCTAAAGTGTTGCCAGTTTGATGGAATTGGACCACTGCATGAGTACCAAGAGGGCGATCATAGAGAAGTCGTTAGAGGCTTCAGATGCAGTCGGTGCATTTATAAAGATGTTAGAATCTCCAAGGATAATTAAGGAAATGCCAGAGGACAGGAAGTGAGAGAGCCAGGCTGAGAAGTGTTCCAGGATCTCGAAAGAGAGTATGCGAGAGTTGGAGGCTGCCATAAGACAGGGAATTAGGGGTAGCACAGTCACAGAGGTAGAGCCAAGTTTTCGTGATGGCCAGAAGATTGGGAGTTGCAGATAAAGAAGTCATGAATGAAAGCTGATTTGGCAATGCTACAGTCAGATCGAGCATTCCAGAAGGCGCAGCAAAAAGAGGGAGCCAGTGGGAATATGTGCaatgttagaagggtttgtagggggAAGAGAAGGGAGCAGGGCCAGGGTTTGGGTAGATGTCCTCAGCTGCCAGGAGCAAGACAAAAGAAATTGATAGGAGGTGGGAGTGAGATTTGAAATTGCTGGAGGGGGATTGAGGTCTAAAAGAGTGGGTGTTTAGGAGGGGTGAATgtagaaaaaaaaggagaaaggtgtagagcaggggtagtcaacctggtccctaccggtttgggatttcaggtgggcggtggtagGTTCTGCAGTAAACGCccagtgggcctcgatggccTTGGGCCAAGGCTGGCAGgagcaaagatctccctcaccggcccgctggcacttagttcTAGCAGAGGGAGAGAAGTGCATGGGAGACTATGTGATCCTCCCGCGAGCagaccatggcaacgctccgatacagtgctgtgctcacaggaggacaggagagtcaccCTGCAgcaggaggagctgcaggctaaagtgaacatgccaccactggaccaaaACCGCTTGCAGCATTGACCCCCCTCCTTGGTAAAAGgagtacccttcacacacatacagcatccctcacacacacacagcaccactcacacaaaaagcacctcttacacacacacacacacaacacctttcacacacaaacatacacatacagcacccttcacacaaacactgcacctcacagacacacatagaaaaaaagtagaatagaaaatagaaaaaaagggaaaaaattagatcaatataagtatatttttttttttaaaaacccctcctttctaaaaaaaaaataaaaataaatcacacttgctctataaaattagttactgcggcactggcgggcggtaAGGAATTTTAACCATCAACAAAattacaaaagtgggcggtaggtattaaaaggttgactacccttgGTGTAGAGTATGGGATGCATAAGGGAATTGCAATGACAAAAGGGTTTTCTAAAACAGGGTGGCAGAGAAATAAAAGAATAGAGTGGGGAGCATTTTAGAAGAGGGGTGGAGGAGTAAATGGGAATCTGATGAATAGACTGTACTTCGAGAACCGGGAAACAGGAAGTGGGTGAGTAGAAAGGAAAAGGTGGCTGTAGAATAGATAATACAGAATCTATACTTCCATGTCATAAATGTCAGTTTTGTCCAACCTGGATGACACTGattggcttaaaggaacactatagtcacctaaattactttagctaaataaagcagttttagtgtatagatcattcccctgcaatttcactgctcaattcactgtcatttaggagttaaatcactttgtttctgtttatgcagccctagccacacctcccctggctatgattgacagagcctgcatgaaaaaaaaaaactggtttcactttcaaacagatgtaatttaccttaaataattgtatctcaatctctaaattgaactttaatcacatacaggaggctcttgcagggtctagcaagctattaacatagcaggggataataaaatctaaattaaacagaacttgcaataaaggaagcctaaatagggctctctttacaggaagtgtttatggaaggctgtgcaagtcacatgcagggaggtgtgactagggttcataaacaaagggatttaactcctaaatggcagaggattgagcagtgaggctgcaggggcatgttctatacaccaaaactgcttcattaagctaaagttgttcaggtgactatagggaCCCTTTAAATCGCTGAGCTAACCCACCAACATGCTCGCAGTGCACTCACAAAGTTATTGCCAAAACTATATCAGAATGGCTTAAACCCTTTGAAACTTTAGAAAGATCAGGTTATGACGACCGTAAAGTGTTACATTTAGTCTTTAAGGGACTAAAGACTCCCTTTATATTGCGTATAATGTAATTACACGAATTAGTCTTTATACTTAAGTCTACTAAGGTAAAAATTGTATTGCTTTCATCGCTACTGTATTAATCCTGTGATCTACCGTCATCTTTAAAAGCTTCAAATACAAATCCCTACCCAGAATTCTCAGCTGCATAATTGTCATTGCACATTGAATACATCTTTGGGAAAAGAGGTTTGTGACATCTCTGGAATGTGAAGGTGTGCACAAAATTGTTCTGCTGGCCTTACTAGTCCGCATTCATCATCCATTTAGACACCTGTCGAGGTGGATGACAGTAAATGTTAAGGTAGGTCAGTCATAGCATAGGCCGAGATATATCTCTTTAAAAGAGACAATACAGTCTAAACGCAAATTATCTTCAACTTCAACACACCTTACTTAAAATATACACCACCATTCCTCTTTTTCAACACATCGAcaaatacacagactgacacttaAAGGTGCAactcactgcccaaatacaaatgtaaaaaaattaaattaaataaaaaaaatacagttttagtttttcctcttttttgAGGCATTGTCACACATCATTCTAAATTCTAAAACACAAAATGCATGAAACACTATTTTGTAG
It encodes the following:
- the LOC134583428 gene encoding protein S100-A16-like — its product is MASGCSELEAAIEVLVRNFYVYAARKGKYDKMNKKEFRKMVTQELQHVLTNTQNKEAANKLIQSLDADEDGKISFDEYWTLIGEIAKKLSTQMALQCQE